A portion of the Symphalangus syndactylus isolate Jambi chromosome 13, NHGRI_mSymSyn1-v2.1_pri, whole genome shotgun sequence genome contains these proteins:
- the VSTM1 gene encoding V-set and transmembrane domain-containing protein 1 isoform X1: MTTEFLSLLCLGLCLGYEDEKKNEKPPKPSLHAWPSSVVEAESNVTLKCQAHSQNVTFVLRKVNDSGYKQEQSLAQNEAEFPFTDLKPKDAGRYFCAYKKTASHEWSESSEHLQLVVTDKHDELEAPSMKTDTRTIFVTIFSCISILLLFLSVFIIYRCSQHGSSSEESTKRTSHSKLPEQEAAEADLSNMERVSLSTADPQRVTYAELSTSALSEAASDTTREPPGSHEYAALKV, translated from the exons ATGACCACAGAATTCCTCTCCCTGCTTTGCCTTG GGCTGTGTCTGGGCTACgaagatgagaaaaagaatg AGAAACCGCCCAAGCCCTCCCTCCACGCCTGGCCCAGCTCGGTGGTTGAAGCCGAGAGCAATGTGACCCTGAAGTGTCAGGCTCATTCCCAGAATGTGACATTTGTGCTGCGCAAGGTGAACGACTCTGGGTACAAGCAGGAACAGAGCTTGGCACAAAATGAAGCTGAATTCCCCTTCACAGACCTGAAGCCTAAAGATGCTGGGAGGTACTTTTGTGCCTACAAGAAAACAGCCTCCCATGAGTGGTCAGAAAGCAGTGAACACTTGCAGCTGGTGGTCACAG ATAAACACGATGAACTTGAAGCTCCCTCAATGAAAACAG ACACCAGAACCATTTTTGTCACCATCTTCAGCTGCATCTccatccttctcctcttcctctcagtGTTCATCATCTACAGATGCAGCCAGCACG GTTCGTCATCTGAAGAATCCACCAAGAG aaccAGCCATTCCAAACTTCCAGAGCAGGAGGCTGCCG AGGCAGATTTATCCAATATGGAAAGGGTATCTCTCTCG ACGGCAGACCCCCAAAGAGTGACCTATGCTGAGCTAAGCACCAGCGCCCTGTCTGAGGCAGCTTCCGACACCACCCGGGAACCCCCAGGATCTCATGAATATGCAGCACTGAAAGTGTAG
- the VSTM1 gene encoding V-set and transmembrane domain-containing protein 1 isoform X3: MTTEFLSLLCLDTRTIFVTIFSCISILLLFLSVFIIYRCSQHGSSSEESTKRTSHSKLPEQEAAEADLSNMERVSLSTADPQRVTYAELSTSALSEAASDTTREPPGSHEYAALKV, from the exons ATGACCACAGAATTCCTCTCCCTGCTTTGCCTTG ACACCAGAACCATTTTTGTCACCATCTTCAGCTGCATCTccatccttctcctcttcctctcagtGTTCATCATCTACAGATGCAGCCAGCACG GTTCGTCATCTGAAGAATCCACCAAGAG aaccAGCCATTCCAAACTTCCAGAGCAGGAGGCTGCCG AGGCAGATTTATCCAATATGGAAAGGGTATCTCTCTCG ACGGCAGACCCCCAAAGAGTGACCTATGCTGAGCTAAGCACCAGCGCCCTGTCTGAGGCAGCTTCCGACACCACCCGGGAACCCCCAGGATCTCATGAATATGCAGCACTGAAAGTGTAG
- the VSTM1 gene encoding V-set and transmembrane domain-containing protein 1 isoform X2 yields MTTEFLSLLCLGLCLGYEDEKKNEKPPKPSLHAWPSSVVEAESNVTLKCQAHSQNVTFVLRKVNDSGYKQEQSLAQNEAEFPFTDLKPKDAGRYFCAYKKTASHEWSESSEHLQLVVTDKHDELEAPSMKTGSSSEESTKRTSHSKLPEQEAAEADLSNMERVSLSTADPQRVTYAELSTSALSEAASDTTREPPGSHEYAALKV; encoded by the exons ATGACCACAGAATTCCTCTCCCTGCTTTGCCTTG GGCTGTGTCTGGGCTACgaagatgagaaaaagaatg AGAAACCGCCCAAGCCCTCCCTCCACGCCTGGCCCAGCTCGGTGGTTGAAGCCGAGAGCAATGTGACCCTGAAGTGTCAGGCTCATTCCCAGAATGTGACATTTGTGCTGCGCAAGGTGAACGACTCTGGGTACAAGCAGGAACAGAGCTTGGCACAAAATGAAGCTGAATTCCCCTTCACAGACCTGAAGCCTAAAGATGCTGGGAGGTACTTTTGTGCCTACAAGAAAACAGCCTCCCATGAGTGGTCAGAAAGCAGTGAACACTTGCAGCTGGTGGTCACAG ATAAACACGATGAACTTGAAGCTCCCTCAATGAAAACAG GTTCGTCATCTGAAGAATCCACCAAGAG aaccAGCCATTCCAAACTTCCAGAGCAGGAGGCTGCCG AGGCAGATTTATCCAATATGGAAAGGGTATCTCTCTCG ACGGCAGACCCCCAAAGAGTGACCTATGCTGAGCTAAGCACCAGCGCCCTGTCTGAGGCAGCTTCCGACACCACCCGGGAACCCCCAGGATCTCATGAATATGCAGCACTGAAAGTGTAG